AGCCCACGAACAAGGGCCATGGCTTCGCTGGATCCGGAGGCCGAACCGGCAATCAGGTCTGAATGACCGCCAATATACTTGGTCAGCGAGTAGATGACGACATCAGCACCAAGCGCCAGCGGTGCCTGCCCGACCGGGCCAAGGAAGGTATTGTCGACCACAATCCAGGGCCGCTTGCCCTGCTTGTCGCGGATGATGTCGGCGATACGGCGGCAAGCTGCCAGGTCAACAAGATCATTGGTCGGATTGGTTGGCGTTTCCGTATAGATGACGGACACCTCGCCCTTGGCCATCGCAGCCTCGGCCGCCGCCTGCAATTCGTCTTCACGTGCACCGGCAAAGAAGTCGACCGACTGGATGCCGTAATTGGGCAGGAATTTGCGGATCAGGCTTTCGGTTCCGCCATAGAGCGGCGTCGATTGCAGGATCACGGAACCGGAATGCGCCAGACCCATCAGGGTTGTGGAGATTGCGGCCATGCCGGAGGAGAAAACAGCGGCCTCATCGGCACCGTCATAGAGGGCCAGACGGTCCTCCAACACTTCCATGTTCGGGTTGTTGAACCGCGAATACATAAGGCCGGCGGATTCCGGGTCACCTTCTTCGGCCTGGCCCAGCGTGACGCGGAAGAAGGCGGCGCCGTCCTCCGCCGTGGCAAAAGCAAAGGTCGATGTCAGGAAAATCGGCGGCTTGATCGACATTTCCGAGAGCTTGGGAT
The window above is part of the Maricaulis maris MCS10 genome. Proteins encoded here:
- a CDS encoding cystathionine gamma-synthase family protein is translated as MSKPDKPYRKREVGGHTLSPETQMMSYGYDPKLSEMSIKPPIFLTSTFAFATAEDGAAFFRVTLGQAEEGDPESAGLMYSRFNNPNMEVLEDRLALYDGADEAAVFSSGMAAISTTLMGLAHSGSVILQSTPLYGGTESLIRKFLPNYGIQSVDFFAGAREDELQAAAEAAMAKGEVSVIYTETPTNPTNDLVDLAACRRIADIIRDKQGKRPWIVVDNTFLGPVGQAPLALGADVVIYSLTKYIGGHSDLIAGSASGSSEAMALVRGLRGYLGTNLDAHTCWMLLRSLETVKIRMEAAALGARKVAEYLRDHPKVGRVRYLGFMEKGTRDGDVFHAQSTSAGSTFAFDLADEKAAFRMLNALQVMKLAVSLGGTETLICHPGSTTHRGVDPELRKRQGFSDGLVRISVGIENPDDLIADLEQALQHA